One genomic window of Kiritimatiellia bacterium includes the following:
- the gcvH gene encoding glycine cleavage system protein GcvH — translation MDTPRELRYTKTHEWVRWNGKVATVGITDFAQDQLSDLTYVELPTEGDSFSAGEQVATLESVKAASDVYAPISGTIHAVNKALLDRPELINTDPYGEGWIFKMIPDDVSELETLLDADQYEALNPDEET, via the coding sequence ATGGATACACCTCGCGAACTTCGCTACACGAAAACGCATGAATGGGTCCGCTGGAACGGCAAGGTGGCAACCGTTGGCATCACCGACTTTGCCCAGGACCAGCTCTCCGATTTGACCTACGTCGAACTGCCTACGGAAGGCGATTCGTTCAGCGCCGGCGAGCAGGTTGCGACCCTCGAATCCGTAAAGGCCGCATCCGACGTGTATGCCCCTATCAGTGGAACCATCCATGCCGTCAACAAAGCGCTCCTCGACCGCCCTGAGCTCATCAACACGGATCCATATGGGGAGGGATGGATCTTCAAAATGATTCCGGATGACGTCTCTGAGCTGGAAACCCTGTTGGACGCCGACCAATACGAGGCCTTGAATCCCGACGAGGAAACCTGA
- the lipB gene encoding lipoyl(octanoyl) transferase LipB → MAGEAIGLYFERPLRFTAAARLQEALVDARHRGEIPDTILFLEHTPVVTLGRRGRTRFLLRPAEHLRAIGIDVECASRGGDVTYHAPGQLVIYPILRLAPRTGASHTFLWNLEELAIRTAASYGISAYRREGKNGAWTDAGKLAAIGFHLKRWVVMHGMSFNVNLDLTGFSYIVGCGLVGEKVTSLAELLGPRCPRVSDVRDQMARHFSDIFETRLSCFQAFEAPDPVVSGLLRSALNCSTGLQTANGAAAGPE, encoded by the coding sequence ATGGCCGGCGAGGCGATTGGACTTTATTTCGAGCGCCCCCTGCGGTTCACGGCCGCCGCACGGCTCCAAGAGGCGCTGGTCGACGCTCGGCATCGGGGCGAGATCCCCGACACGATCCTTTTCCTCGAGCACACCCCCGTGGTCACACTGGGCCGCCGGGGCCGCACCCGGTTTCTGTTGCGCCCCGCCGAGCACCTTCGAGCGATTGGGATCGACGTTGAATGCGCCTCCCGCGGGGGGGACGTGACCTATCACGCGCCGGGGCAGCTCGTCATTTACCCGATCCTCCGCCTCGCTCCGAGAACCGGGGCGTCCCATACGTTTCTTTGGAATCTGGAAGAGCTCGCCATTCGAACGGCCGCATCATACGGGATTTCGGCCTACCGCAGAGAAGGGAAGAATGGTGCATGGACCGATGCGGGAAAACTGGCAGCGATCGGTTTTCACCTGAAACGCTGGGTGGTTATGCACGGAATGAGCTTCAATGTGAATCTGGACCTGACGGGATTTTCCTACATTGTGGGCTGCGGCCTGGTCGGTGAAAAAGTGACCTCGCTTGCGGAGCTTCTTGGGCCGCGCTGTCCAAGAGTTTCCGATGTCCGCGACCAGATGGCGCGGCATTTTTCAGACATTTTTGAAACCCGCCTCTCCTGCTTCCAGGCATTCGAAGCCCCGGATCCCGTTGTGTCGGGCCTTTTGCGGTCGGCTCTGAACTGTTCAACCGGACTACAAACCGCAAACGGTGCCGCAGCGGGTCCCGAATGA
- a CDS encoding 3-isopropylmalate dehydrogenase — protein MARHYNIGVIPGDGTGPEVTREALKVLDAARSKFGFKLSYTHYDFGGERYLRTGETLPDSALDEFRRQHALFLGAIGHPDVKPGILEVGILLKTRFALDQYINLRPVKLYRAEDCPIKDKGPKDVDFVVVRENTGGIYTGVGGTVQKGTPFEIATQVMIYSRPVVERCMRFAYEYARRRNKKKMLTLVHKCNVLTHAGDLWVRVHKEMGDSEFPDIRQDYNHVDAATMWFVKQPEWYDVVVTENLFGDIITDLAAIIQGGLGIAAGGNINPQGVSMFEPMGGSAPKYTGQNVINPLAAIAAAAMMLDQLGEREAAAAVERAIEQALTSGKIKGLAAGKMGLSTTEVGDLVASLV, from the coding sequence ATGGCAAGGCACTATAACATCGGCGTCATCCCCGGCGATGGGACAGGTCCAGAGGTTACCCGTGAGGCGTTGAAGGTCCTAGACGCTGCGCGGAGCAAGTTCGGATTCAAGCTGTCTTATACACATTACGATTTCGGCGGTGAGCGATACCTACGAACCGGGGAGACCCTGCCGGATTCCGCGCTGGACGAATTCCGCAGACAGCACGCACTATTTCTTGGCGCGATCGGCCACCCGGATGTGAAGCCGGGAATACTCGAGGTTGGCATCCTCCTGAAGACCCGGTTCGCCCTGGACCAGTACATCAACCTCCGACCGGTCAAGCTTTACCGAGCGGAAGATTGCCCGATCAAAGACAAGGGGCCTAAAGACGTCGATTTCGTGGTGGTTCGGGAAAACACGGGCGGGATCTACACAGGAGTAGGCGGCACCGTTCAGAAGGGCACGCCGTTCGAAATCGCGACGCAAGTGATGATTTATAGCCGGCCCGTCGTCGAGCGGTGCATGCGGTTTGCTTATGAATACGCTCGGCGCCGTAACAAAAAGAAGATGCTGACGCTCGTCCACAAATGCAATGTCCTCACCCACGCGGGTGACCTGTGGGTGCGCGTGCACAAGGAAATGGGCGATTCCGAATTTCCGGACATCCGGCAGGATTACAACCATGTGGACGCTGCCACGATGTGGTTCGTGAAGCAGCCCGAATGGTATGACGTGGTGGTGACGGAGAATTTGTTTGGAGACATTATCACGGATTTAGCGGCGATCATTCAGGGCGGACTCGGCATCGCGGCGGGCGGGAACATCAACCCGCAAGGTGTGTCCATGTTTGAGCCGATGGGCGGCAGTGCGCCCAAGTACACGGGCCAGAATGTGATCAATCCGCTCGCCGCGATCGCGGCTGCGGCGATGATGCTGGACCAACTGGGTGAACGGGAGGCCGCTGCGGCGGTGGAACGCGCTATTGAACAGGCGCTGACGAGCGGCAAAATCAAGGGGCTGGCCGCCGGGAAAATGGGCTTGAGCACGACTGAGGTTGGAGACCTGGTTGCAAGCCTGGTGTGA